GTCAAGCCAATGCAAACCAAACGCCTAATCAGTCAGTTTCTGAATGCGGATATTTCGAAACTCGACTGCATCACCCTCTGATTGAATACCAAAGTAGCCTGCCTTTAGCTCACTCGGCTTACATGAGGCAATCGGCGTCCCGTTCAAAACCGAAGTCAGTGCACCATCTTTGGATATGACTTCAATGCTATTCCATTCTCCCACAGGTCTTCTGACCATTTCTCTTGCTTCCTGGTTGTCAGTCACTTCCAGAGTGATCTCTTTACTATTGGACTTGATATGAGCCATCTCTGCAAATTTCCCTTGCACTTCCAGACATTGAGGCCAGATCCGATTTTCGCCGGTGATATAAAATAAGAATCCTGTATTTGGATTGTCATTTTTCTGGCCGGTTTCCGGAAAACGATATTCAAGACGTACTGAGAAATTACTATAGCTCTTTATTGAATAGAGATAACCTTTGGGATTGCCCGTGCATGAAATCACTCCCCCTTTTTCTGTCCAAGTAGGCTCCTCGACAGATTTTACTGCTTTCCCTTGAAACTCTTTAAAGTCCTTCAGTGTCAGAAGCGTATAACCTTTTTCAACTTCAAATAACGATTCTAACGTTTTTTCGGGTAAGTCAATTGCGGAAACATCCTTGGCGGCTTCTTCTTTTTGTTTCTCAGTGGGCGAGTCACCACTACAGCCATTGATAAGGAATGCTACGGAACTCAAAATCAAAAACGTGGGCAGATATTTCATGGTAAATTATCTTTCAAGGCATGTTGATCGAAATTTCTGTACTTGGCGCGCGACACAATTTCTGGTCTGACCCGTATCCTACAATATTCGTACGACACACTAAAGTCTGCCTTCCTGTCTTCTACTCAGGACGCATATAATCGGTACATCTTTCTCTCATGAGTCATATTTACTGCATTATATTTCCAATAGATGCGGTAGATCCCTCGAAGATTACCGATACATAACATGTACTCCCCTTTTACTGATTCGCCTCAAAGGGAAAACAGTTTCATTTTTAATCTTCATTGCCGGAAATTTCCTTCCCCGCGTTCAAAATCATCGGCCAATGATTTCGGTTATCAACCGAGAAAGAAATGGGCAGCATGCAGCAATTAATGATCCCACCCGAATACTCTTTACCGAAAACGATAGCACCATCCAATTCTCCTATGATTGAGCAAAAAATTTTGGAGAAACAAGAGGCTACTCAGAATTTGAGCATCTCAGTCCTGGAATGGTTGAACGCGGAATTACGTAAAGAGGTGGAAAAGCAGGAAATAGTCGCACTTGAGACAAACGATAATATGCTGGATCGTTTGCAGAGTCTGCTGACTTCAAAAGCAACCGGTATCACCATCATGATGACCGCGCTGTTTTTGATGTAAAGCTAATAGACTGATTAGCCACAAGAGGTAGTGGCAAAATGAAAGATTCTGCTATGAAGATGCGTTTCAGATTCATAGCAGAATCATCTCAAATGATTTTAGACAATCCCCGAGCCAAAAGTATCACCTTTGGAACGAGGTTCATTCTCATTCGATGAAACCTTGTCTGGTTCGGGCACATCTGATGAACTGTGATGGGGCTGATTCGTTTCCTCAGCGCGCTCGGCAGAATCAATTCTGAGAATTTGATTATTCTTACGAATATGAGTCGATTCTGAACCTGAAGCCTCAATTGGAATGGTCTCTTCAAACTCTGCTTCTTGAGGACTGAGTCTGGCATAGTCCTCTTCGCCAAAATCATCGTAGCGGCAGACATAACCATCCTGTTGGGCAGAGACTTTTTCGTCCTGGTAGGCTTTGAGCACTTCTTCCTGAATGAGTTCTCGACACTCGGAATTAATGGGATGCGCAATATCGGCATAAAGTCGCGCCCGTCCGGCATCATCTTTATCTGCTCGATTTTCATCGAGCCGCACACCACACTGATTGCAGAACGATGCCCGCAGGTGGTTCTTATTGTGGCACTTTGGACAACGGTCCATTAATTTGCGACTGGGCATCGCGACAAAGGCGCCTTTGGAACCTTGAATAATCTTCAAATCCCGGATGACAAAAGAAACATCGAAAGTAATCGAGCAAAAGGCAAGTAACCTTTCGTGTGGATCATTCATCAACTTGATGCGAACTTCACTGATCTCCATGGCCTCACTCCATTTGTGCCAAAATTAGAATTGCTCATCTATAGTCGGTTCTGGACAACAAATATGTGCCCTTTCACTGTGGATCGTAATCGGGCGGCAATTTGACATGCCTGGGCTCTGTTATGGCAGATCCCGAAATAGGCAGTCCCACTACCACTCATCATATGCCCCAAAACAGATTGTTTTGCAAAAAAATCCTTCAAAATTAAAATTTCAGAGTTCAGTTTTTCGGCCGGAATCTGCAGATCATTTAAAATCAGGCTGGATAATGAATGAAATTGACCAGAAGCT
The Gimesia aquarii DNA segment above includes these coding regions:
- a CDS encoding DUF1080 domain-containing protein; the encoded protein is MKYLPTFLILSSVAFLINGCSGDSPTEKQKEEAAKDVSAIDLPEKTLESLFEVEKGYTLLTLKDFKEFQGKAVKSVEEPTWTEKGGVISCTGNPKGYLYSIKSYSNFSVRLEYRFPETGQKNDNPNTGFLFYITGENRIWPQCLEVQGKFAEMAHIKSNSKEITLEVTDNQEAREMVRRPVGEWNSIEVISKDGALTSVLNGTPIASCKPSELKAGYFGIQSEGDAVEFRNIRIQKLTD
- a CDS encoding SpoVG family protein, yielding MEISEVRIKLMNDPHERLLAFCSITFDVSFVIRDLKIIQGSKGAFVAMPSRKLMDRCPKCHNKNHLRASFCNQCGVRLDENRADKDDAGRARLYADIAHPINSECRELIQEEVLKAYQDEKVSAQQDGYVCRYDDFGEEDYARLSPQEAEFEETIPIEASGSESTHIRKNNQILRIDSAERAEETNQPHHSSSDVPEPDKVSSNENEPRSKGDTFGSGIV